One Myxococcota bacterium genomic region harbors:
- the gyrB gene encoding DNA topoisomerase (ATP-hydrolyzing) subunit B, with protein MSYDASAIEVLEGLDPVRKRPAMYIGTTGPDGLHHLVYEVVDNAVDEAVAGFCKQIDVILHQDGSVTVSDDGRGIPVDEHPTEKRPAAEVVMTTLHAGGKFNDSTYKVSGGLHGVGVSVVNALSSKLEVEIRREGAVWRQTYKRGNPESPFEEIGTTEKTGTRVTFLADPEIFSVTEYEFDVLSQRLRELSFLNAGLRIVISDERTGKSHDFCYEGGIVSFVEHLNRNRAPLHKPPILVSGEKPMAQGDSEVPVTIEIALQYNESYNEAVYSFANNINTVEGGSHLVGFRTALTRTLNRYIASQAKNGKGDAGEALSGDDTREGLTAVISVKLPQPEFEGQTKTKLGTSDVRGLVEGLVYEQLGDYLEENPNVAKPLLAKVQDAARARAAARKARDLARRKGALSDHSLPGKLADCQERDPSQAELFIVEGDSAGGTAKQGRSRETQAILPIRGKILNVERARLDKMLSSAEIQALVTAIGCGIGPEFDVSKARYHKIIIMTDADVDGSHIRTLLLTFFYRQMRDLIEAGYLYIAQPPLFKVKKGRSERYIKDERTLEDHLLDLALAGATVTASGAATPIPEDQLRSLLTAASQYKGILGRVSLRRLDAKVVDAAIREGEPNETSVSDAAALRDRVAPALEARLDEDVTWTVEEDPEHGAQRLVAETRRAGVVFRTPLDTAFLRSPDAQRLSELWQTMHTNGNPPFLVQRGSDDEPEEIGGPVRLLDHLLALGERGLSIQRYKGLGEMNPDQLADTTMDPQTRTLLQVRAPDDVEADDAFTTLMGDDVEPRRQFIERNALDAQNLDV; from the coding sequence GTGAGCTACGACGCCAGTGCCATCGAGGTGCTCGAAGGCCTCGATCCGGTTCGCAAGCGACCGGCGATGTACATCGGCACGACCGGCCCCGACGGGCTGCACCATCTCGTCTACGAAGTCGTCGACAACGCGGTCGACGAAGCCGTCGCCGGCTTCTGCAAGCAGATCGATGTGATCCTGCACCAGGACGGCAGTGTCACGGTCAGTGACGACGGCCGCGGCATTCCCGTCGACGAGCACCCCACCGAGAAGCGCCCCGCCGCCGAAGTCGTGATGACGACCCTCCATGCCGGCGGCAAGTTCAACGACAGCACCTACAAGGTGTCCGGCGGTCTGCACGGAGTCGGTGTCTCGGTGGTCAACGCACTGTCCTCGAAGCTCGAGGTCGAGATCCGCCGCGAAGGCGCCGTCTGGCGCCAGACCTACAAGCGCGGCAACCCCGAGAGTCCCTTCGAAGAGATCGGCACCACCGAGAAGACCGGCACCCGGGTGACGTTCCTCGCCGACCCCGAGATCTTCTCGGTGACCGAGTACGAGTTCGACGTCCTGTCGCAGCGACTGCGCGAGCTCTCGTTCCTGAACGCCGGCCTGCGCATCGTGATCAGCGACGAGCGCACTGGGAAGAGCCACGACTTCTGCTACGAGGGCGGGATCGTGTCCTTCGTGGAGCACCTGAACCGCAATCGTGCGCCGCTCCACAAGCCGCCGATCCTCGTCTCGGGCGAGAAGCCGATGGCTCAGGGCGACAGCGAAGTGCCCGTCACCATAGAGATCGCCCTCCAGTACAACGAGAGTTACAACGAGGCCGTCTACTCGTTCGCGAACAACATCAACACCGTCGAAGGCGGCAGCCACCTGGTGGGCTTCCGCACGGCGCTGACGCGCACCCTGAATCGCTACATCGCGTCCCAGGCGAAGAACGGCAAGGGCGACGCGGGGGAGGCGCTCTCGGGCGACGACACCCGCGAAGGCCTCACCGCAGTGATCTCGGTGAAGCTGCCCCAGCCCGAGTTCGAAGGTCAGACGAAGACGAAGCTCGGCACCTCGGACGTGCGCGGCCTCGTCGAGGGCCTCGTCTACGAGCAGCTCGGCGACTACCTCGAAGAGAACCCGAACGTCGCGAAGCCGCTGCTGGCGAAGGTGCAGGACGCGGCGCGCGCCCGTGCTGCCGCCCGCAAGGCCCGCGACCTCGCCCGGCGCAAGGGCGCCCTCTCGGATCACAGCCTGCCCGGGAAGCTCGCTGACTGTCAGGAACGCGACCCGTCCCAGGCCGAGCTCTTCATCGTCGAGGGCGATTCGGCCGGTGGCACCGCGAAGCAGGGTCGCTCGCGCGAGACCCAGGCGATCCTGCCGATCCGCGGGAAGATCCTGAACGTCGAACGCGCCCGCCTCGACAAGATGCTCTCGAGCGCGGAGATCCAGGCGCTCGTCACGGCCATCGGTTGCGGCATCGGGCCCGAGTTCGACGTCAGCAAGGCCCGCTACCACAAGATCATCATCATGACCGACGCGGACGTGGACGGCAGCCACATCCGCACGCTGCTCCTGACCTTCTTCTATCGCCAGATGCGCGACCTGATCGAGGCCGGCTACCTCTACATCGCCCAGCCGCCCCTCTTCAAGGTCAAGAAGGGTCGCAGCGAGCGCTACATCAAGGACGAGCGCACCCTCGAGGATCACCTGCTCGACCTGGCCCTGGCCGGCGCGACGGTGACGGCAAGCGGAGCCGCCACGCCGATCCCCGAAGACCAGCTGCGGTCGCTCCTGACTGCGGCGAGTCAGTACAAGGGCATCCTCGGGCGAGTCTCCCTGCGCCGGCTCGACGCCAAGGTCGTCGACGCGGCGATCCGCGAGGGCGAACCGAACGAGACCAGCGTCTCCGACGCGGCCGCGCTGCGCGATCGCGTGGCGCCGGCTCTCGAAGCCCGTCTCGACGAAGACGTCACCTGGACCGTCGAAGAAGATCCCGAGCACGGCGCCCAACGGCTCGTGGCCGAGACGCGGCGGGCGGGCGTCGTCTTCCGGACACCCCTCGACACCGCGTTCCTGCGCTCACCCGACGCCCAGCGGCTGTCCGAGCTGTGGCAGACCATGCACACCAACGGCAACCCGCCGTTCCTGGTGCAGCGCGGCAGCGACGATGAGCCCGAGGAGATCGGTGGCCCGGTGCGGCTGCTCGATCATCTGCTCGCCCTCGGCGAACGCGGCCTCTCGATCCAGCGCTACAAGGGTCTGGGCGAGATGAACCCGGATCAGCTCGCGGATACCACGATGGATCCGCAAACGCGCACGCTCCTGCAGGTGCGCGCGCCCGACGACGTGGAGGCCGACGACGCCTTCACGACCTTGATGGGCGACGACGTCGAACCGCGCCGCCAGTTCATCGAGCGCAACGCCCTCGACGCCCAGAATCTGGACGTCTAG
- the dnaN gene encoding DNA polymerase III subunit beta, whose amino-acid sequence MKFAIEKSEFQRGLGRIQSIVEKRNTMPILANALLELTGKGKDGQLELAATDLEVGIRSAHPCEVSKAGSVTVSARKLHEIVRELPDETIHLETSSNAYLTMRCARAEFTLAGTTAEEYPSLSNFAPEQLVTVPAAVLSEMIERTMYAASTDETRYNLNGVFVERISDSGKLRMVATDGHRLAYVDRALGEGFAGLDDSGVIIPRKGLAELKRLVDEDDSDEVELGFESNNGLARKGGVTLTMRLIEGEFPNYRQVIPEERGQHLTLSAETFVHALRRVALLSAERSRAVKLELSDGQMSLSSNNPDLGDAREELDVDYAGETLSIAFNARYLIDALAAAGSKEIRFGFRDALSPAELSPTDDADSLAVVMPMRL is encoded by the coding sequence ATGAAGTTCGCCATCGAGAAGTCGGAGTTCCAGCGTGGCCTCGGCCGAATCCAGTCGATCGTCGAGAAGCGCAACACGATGCCCATTCTCGCGAACGCGCTGCTCGAACTCACGGGGAAGGGGAAAGACGGTCAGCTCGAGCTCGCAGCGACCGACCTGGAAGTCGGGATCCGCAGCGCCCACCCCTGTGAAGTGTCGAAAGCCGGCAGTGTCACCGTATCCGCGCGCAAGTTGCACGAGATCGTACGCGAGCTTCCGGACGAGACGATCCACCTCGAGACCTCGAGCAACGCGTACCTGACGATGCGTTGTGCGCGCGCCGAGTTCACCCTCGCCGGCACCACGGCCGAGGAGTACCCGAGCCTTTCCAACTTTGCGCCCGAGCAGCTCGTGACCGTCCCGGCGGCAGTGCTCTCCGAGATGATCGAACGCACCATGTACGCCGCATCGACGGATGAGACCCGGTACAACCTCAACGGCGTCTTCGTCGAGCGCATCTCCGACTCGGGGAAGCTGCGCATGGTCGCGACGGATGGTCATCGCCTGGCCTACGTCGACCGGGCACTCGGCGAGGGGTTCGCTGGGCTCGACGATTCCGGCGTGATCATTCCGCGCAAGGGCCTCGCCGAACTGAAGCGTCTCGTCGACGAAGACGACTCGGACGAAGTCGAGCTCGGCTTCGAGAGCAACAATGGCCTGGCGCGGAAGGGCGGCGTGACATTGACGATGCGCCTCATCGAGGGAGAGTTCCCGAACTATCGGCAGGTGATTCCCGAGGAGCGTGGCCAGCACCTCACGCTGTCCGCGGAGACCTTCGTCCACGCGTTGCGTCGCGTGGCGCTGTTGTCGGCGGAGCGCAGCCGGGCAGTGAAGCTCGAGCTCAGCGACGGGCAGATGAGTCTGTCGTCGAACAACCCGGACCTCGGCGATGCGCGCGAAGAGCTCGACGTCGACTACGCGGGTGAGACGCTCAGCATCGCGTTCAACGCGCGCTACCTGATCGACGCGCTCGCCGCGGCAGGCAGCAAGGAGATCCGCTTCGGCTTCCGCGATGCGTTGTCGCCGGCGGAACTCTCGCCGACGGACGACGCCGACTCGCTCGCGGTCGTGATGCCGATGCGGCTCTAG
- the rpmH gene encoding 50S ribosomal protein L34, with translation MKRTYQPSRIRRRRVHGFRARMKTRGGQAILKRRRAKGRKRLCPAVPSK, from the coding sequence ATGAAGCGGACCTATCAGCCCAGCCGTATCCGTAGGCGTCGAGTCCATGGGTTCCGCGCACGCATGAAGACGCGGGGGGGCCAGGCGATCCTGAAGCGACGCCGCGCAAAGGGCCGGAAGCGACTCTGCCCGGCGGTGCCCTCCAAGTAG
- the rnpA gene encoding ribonuclease P protein component — protein MASVGGRFPRSARVRRSREFQEISRRGQRRSSANFVVLRRESPSDARLGVTVSRKVGNAVVRNRVKRRIREWFRQGGQERVGAHDVVVIARPRAAALGGPEIAAELDALMSPRAGKRS, from the coding sequence GTGGCGAGCGTCGGCGGACGGTTCCCGCGCTCAGCGCGCGTCCGGCGATCGCGAGAATTCCAGGAGATCTCACGGCGCGGGCAGCGGCGCAGCTCGGCGAATTTCGTCGTGCTGCGACGAGAGAGCCCCAGCGACGCCCGGCTCGGCGTCACGGTGAGTCGAAAGGTGGGGAACGCGGTCGTGCGCAACCGGGTGAAACGACGGATTCGTGAGTGGTTTCGCCAGGGTGGTCAGGAGCGCGTGGGAGCGCACGACGTGGTGGTGATCGCCCGCCCCCGCGCCGCAGCGCTCGGCGGGCCCGAGATCGCGGCCGAGCTCGATGCGCTGATGTCACCGCGAGCAGGTAAGCGATCATGA
- the yidC gene encoding membrane protein insertase YidC — MDRNLLLAFALSFLVLSLWSMTQEPRPRPEAEVEATAAAPTEIARAEEGAAGRYPELADPSTPTEGAPAPRAIPRDSTPAPAAVAAQTITVETAKYRAQLSTQGATLTRWRLLDELYADRFGDPIELVTPSAQDPTVTSPFLELGLGDLSRAVWNVTESARQVAFSITKNGVTVRKIYDFSEDDYDFRLRLEVDNGSTEVIGPAFLVEWPLEERNGNDFREQSAVALHRGEREQELLAGLGGRGFFGFFTGREEGEPVVFDKEVDWAGTQTPYFLSALFPEQPASASARFHPIEIGKRGVVQLYFDPVTLTPGQSAVREYRGYVGPMEVARLEAFSPTAVQAVDFGWSIIAPMTRFFAWALHVLYGIVGNYGWAIILLTVLVRVVTAPLTVKQMKSMERMRRIQPKMKEIQEKYADDRQKQSEAMMSLYRQEKVNPLGGCFPMLLQLPVFIGLFYALRVSIDLRHAHFIGWIDDLSAPDLLFTLPGIDFPVRVLPLLMGGSMFAQQKLMPTTSMDPAQAKMMLTVMPLMMTVISYTFPSGLVLYWMMSNVLAIAHQLWIGRNLEPAATN, encoded by the coding sequence TTGGATCGGAACCTATTGCTGGCATTCGCCCTGTCGTTCCTGGTGTTGTCGCTCTGGTCGATGACCCAGGAGCCGCGTCCGCGCCCCGAGGCGGAGGTAGAGGCCACGGCTGCAGCGCCGACCGAGATCGCACGCGCGGAAGAGGGTGCAGCGGGTCGCTACCCGGAGCTTGCGGATCCGAGCACGCCGACGGAGGGGGCACCGGCACCGCGCGCGATCCCGCGCGACAGCACGCCGGCGCCCGCGGCGGTCGCAGCGCAGACGATCACCGTCGAGACCGCGAAGTACCGCGCTCAACTCTCGACCCAGGGAGCCACGCTCACGCGTTGGCGGTTGCTCGACGAACTCTACGCGGACCGTTTCGGCGACCCGATCGAGCTCGTCACCCCGAGCGCGCAGGACCCGACCGTGACGTCGCCGTTCCTCGAGCTGGGCCTGGGCGACCTCTCCCGTGCCGTGTGGAACGTGACCGAGAGCGCTCGGCAGGTAGCCTTCTCGATCACGAAAAATGGCGTAACTGTTCGTAAAATATACGATTTTTCGGAAGACGACTACGACTTCCGGCTGCGTCTCGAAGTCGACAACGGCAGTACCGAGGTGATCGGGCCCGCCTTTCTCGTGGAATGGCCCCTCGAGGAGCGCAACGGCAACGACTTCCGCGAGCAGAGCGCGGTCGCACTCCACCGCGGCGAGCGAGAGCAGGAGCTCCTGGCGGGCCTGGGCGGTCGCGGCTTCTTCGGGTTCTTCACCGGGCGCGAGGAAGGCGAGCCAGTCGTCTTCGACAAGGAGGTCGATTGGGCGGGGACCCAGACGCCGTACTTCTTGTCGGCCCTGTTCCCCGAACAGCCGGCGTCGGCGAGCGCGCGCTTCCATCCGATCGAGATCGGGAAGCGCGGCGTCGTGCAGCTCTACTTCGACCCGGTCACGTTGACGCCGGGCCAATCCGCGGTGCGCGAGTACCGCGGCTACGTGGGCCCGATGGAGGTGGCGCGCCTCGAGGCGTTCTCGCCGACGGCGGTACAGGCGGTCGACTTCGGCTGGTCGATCATCGCTCCGATGACCCGCTTCTTCGCCTGGGCGCTCCACGTGCTCTACGGGATCGTGGGTAACTACGGCTGGGCGATCATCTTGCTCACGGTGCTGGTGCGGGTGGTGACGGCTCCGCTGACCGTGAAGCAGATGAAGTCGATGGAACGGATGCGGCGCATCCAGCCCAAGATGAAGGAGATCCAGGAGAAGTACGCCGACGATCGCCAGAAGCAGTCGGAAGCGATGATGAGCCTCTACCGTCAGGAGAAGGTGAACCCGCTCGGTGGCTGCTTCCCGATGCTGTTGCAGTTGCCCGTGTTCATCGGGTTGTTCTACGCGCTGCGCGTATCGATCGATCTACGGCACGCTCACTTCATCGGCTGGATCGACGACCTGTCGGCGCCGGACCTCCTGTTCACCCTTCCCGGCATCGACTTCCCGGTGCGCGTGCTGCCGCTCTTGATGGGTGGCTCGATGTTCGCGCAGCAGAAGTTGATGCCGACGACGTCGATGGACCCCGCCCAGGCGAAGATGATGTTGACGGTGATGCCGCTCATGATGACGGTCATCTCGTACACGTTTCCGTCGGGCCTGGTGCTGTACTGGATGATGAGTAACGTCCTCGCGATCGCCCATCAGCTGTGGATTGGGCGGAACCTGGAGCCGGCGGCAACCAACTGA
- a CDS encoding R3H domain-containing nucleic acid-binding protein has translation MYDAKQELHEFVADDREAAVAKACAFFGLESDALQIEEPAAGDVYGLGGRTVVVAGPKDRKPPAPRGPRDGGEGRGRDREGRGGRDRGGRERRERGGRDRGGRDAAPAPVLSDEPSVGKVQGELGEIGKYVCGAIERLEVGPFEISESQEGDVTAVEVKGAAAAVLAAGEARAIDALQLLANQALARIQDEGRVVLDIEGASESREKHLERLAERAVKRAKEGGKAIALDPMNGHDRRAIHLAVKELDSVATMSIGEGRYRQVVVVPEGADEYEEALRQSEGS, from the coding sequence ATGTACGACGCGAAACAGGAACTCCACGAGTTCGTCGCCGATGACCGCGAGGCCGCGGTCGCCAAGGCGTGCGCCTTCTTTGGTCTGGAGAGCGATGCGCTCCAGATCGAGGAACCGGCGGCGGGAGATGTGTATGGCCTCGGCGGCCGCACGGTCGTGGTGGCCGGGCCGAAGGATCGGAAGCCGCCGGCACCGCGCGGGCCCCGCGACGGTGGTGAGGGCCGGGGCCGCGATCGAGAGGGCCGCGGTGGACGCGACCGAGGTGGGCGCGAGCGACGCGAGCGCGGGGGTCGCGACCGCGGTGGTCGCGACGCCGCCCCGGCTCCTGTCCTCTCGGACGAGCCGTCCGTCGGCAAGGTTCAGGGCGAGCTCGGCGAGATCGGGAAGTACGTGTGCGGCGCAATCGAGCGTCTGGAGGTCGGTCCTTTCGAGATCTCCGAATCGCAGGAAGGCGACGTGACGGCGGTCGAGGTGAAGGGCGCGGCGGCCGCCGTGCTGGCAGCCGGCGAGGCGCGGGCCATCGATGCGCTGCAGCTGCTGGCGAACCAGGCGCTGGCGCGGATCCAGGACGAGGGCCGGGTCGTGCTGGATATCGAGGGCGCCTCGGAGTCGCGCGAGAAGCACCTCGAACGATTGGCGGAGCGGGCCGTGAAGCGGGCGAAGGAAGGCGGCAAGGCGATCGCGCTGGATCCCATGAACGGTCATGATCGGCGCGCCATCCACCTCGCCGTGAAGGAGCTCGACAGCGTCGCCACGATGAGCATCGGGGAAGGGCGCTACCGCCAGGTCGTGGTCGTGCCGGAAGGCGCGGATGAGTACGAAGAGGCGCTCCGCCAGAGCGAGGGCTCCTAG
- the rsmG gene encoding 16S rRNA (guanine(527)-N(7))-methyltransferase RsmG, producing the protein MAPAPPETARILEAGLAQLGFPDSVQADPRWLALAELLHRWSQRLNLTGHQGEARIAQALLMEAAALERVLPPAETLADLGSGAGIPGFPLALCRPNTRFRLIESRERRHHFQRAVIRELGLDHVEAIRGRVEDLPPQPCEGVISQAFAQPAQAVAWMRPWLQPGGWLAIATNPDLRVSEIPELRPGTLHSYAAPDGPPRAAWLHRPAGSP; encoded by the coding sequence GTGGCCCCGGCACCGCCCGAAACGGCTCGGATCCTCGAAGCGGGCCTGGCACAGCTGGGGTTTCCCGATTCGGTCCAGGCCGACCCTCGCTGGCTGGCACTGGCGGAGCTGCTGCATCGCTGGAGCCAGCGCCTCAACCTCACCGGGCACCAGGGCGAGGCCCGGATCGCCCAAGCGCTGCTCATGGAAGCCGCCGCCCTCGAGCGCGTGCTGCCGCCGGCGGAGACTCTCGCCGACCTCGGGAGCGGCGCAGGAATTCCTGGCTTCCCGCTGGCCCTGTGCCGGCCGAATACCCGATTTCGGCTGATCGAGTCGCGAGAGCGCAGGCACCACTTCCAACGCGCCGTGATCCGGGAACTCGGGCTGGACCACGTCGAGGCCATTCGCGGGCGTGTCGAGGACCTGCCCCCGCAGCCCTGCGAAGGAGTCATCTCCCAGGCGTTCGCGCAGCCCGCCCAGGCGGTCGCCTGGATGCGCCCCTGGCTGCAGCCCGGTGGTTGGCTCGCGATCGCGACCAACCCGGATCTGCGCGTTTCCGAGATCCCCGAGCTACGCCCGGGCACGCTCCATTCCTATGCAGCGCCCGACGGACCGCCACGGGCGGCCTGGCTCCATCGCCCAGCGGGCTCACCCTAA
- a CDS encoding ParA family protein: MTQPGRVFAVVNQKGGVGKTTTAVNLAASLAASERSTLVIDFDPQANASSAFGESGSTPQVYDALSGACVMKDMTRETELRYLHLVPSGRDLYGAEIELVSAISRERRLERALAEVRDAYEIVLIDCPPSLGLLTLNALTAADGVIIPLQCEYYALEGLAGLLETVELVRRELNPGLQLEGVLLTMSDPRNNLSRQVESEVRGHFGEQVFQTTIPRNVRLSEAPSHGKPILLYDVHSKGSRAYLDLASELLGRIPQPQPPVSPPSPAFPRAASVEPDPPNPDAADAALSTPRPEGELDE; encoded by the coding sequence ATGACCCAACCGGGCCGCGTGTTCGCTGTGGTCAACCAGAAGGGCGGAGTCGGGAAGACCACGACGGCGGTCAATCTCGCCGCCAGCCTCGCCGCCTCCGAGCGGTCGACCCTCGTCATCGACTTCGACCCGCAGGCCAACGCTTCCAGCGCGTTCGGCGAGAGCGGGAGCACGCCGCAGGTGTACGACGCGCTCAGTGGTGCATGCGTCATGAAGGACATGACGCGTGAAACCGAATTGCGTTACTTGCATCTCGTCCCTTCCGGACGCGATCTCTACGGCGCCGAGATCGAACTCGTATCCGCGATCAGCCGCGAGCGACGACTCGAGCGCGCGCTCGCCGAAGTGCGCGACGCCTACGAGATCGTCTTGATCGATTGCCCGCCGTCGCTCGGTCTGTTGACACTCAACGCACTCACCGCTGCCGACGGTGTGATCATCCCGCTGCAGTGCGAGTACTACGCACTCGAGGGTCTGGCCGGCCTGCTCGAGACCGTCGAGCTCGTGCGCCGCGAACTGAACCCGGGGCTGCAGCTCGAGGGCGTGCTGCTGACGATGTCCGACCCGCGCAACAACCTCTCGCGCCAGGTCGAATCCGAGGTGCGTGGACACTTCGGCGAGCAGGTCTTCCAGACCACGATCCCGCGCAACGTGCGACTCAGCGAAGCGCCCAGCCACGGAAAGCCGATCCTGCTCTACGACGTCCATTCGAAGGGCTCGCGCGCCTACCTCGACCTCGCGTCCGAGCTGCTGGGGCGCATTCCGCAGCCGCAACCCCCAGTATCGCCGCCGTCGCCCGCCTTCCCGCGCGCCGCCTCCGTCGAGCCCGACCCGCCGAACCCTGACGCTGCCGACGCTGCGCTCTCCACGCCGCGTCCCGAAGGAGAACTGGATGAGTAA
- a CDS encoding ParB/RepB/Spo0J family partition protein, translating to MSNPRNALGRGIGALLPNRGADPAPIAPQAPAASRSAAASPATEGPPTEGRTELPIALIDPNPDQPRRVFEAEGLQKLVDSVRIHGVLQPVVVRRAGDRYELVVGERRWRASKQAGLESLPAVILEIDPRDRLEVALVENVQRRDLNPIELAVAFRALSDTGATQEEIGERVGMDRSTISNHLRLLELPKPMQGDVESGRLSLGHAKALLTVQSPERRRQLRDRIVEDQLSVRAAEEWARPKPKPEGTAEARNRPDPHLQSVSDALRQRLQTRVRIKGDGERGRIEIEYFGAEDFDRLTEALLGS from the coding sequence ATGAGTAACCCGCGCAATGCCCTGGGCCGTGGGATCGGAGCGCTGTTGCCGAATCGCGGTGCCGATCCGGCCCCGATCGCTCCGCAGGCGCCCGCCGCCTCGCGGTCGGCCGCCGCTTCACCAGCGACGGAAGGCCCGCCGACCGAAGGCCGCACCGAGCTACCGATCGCACTGATCGACCCCAACCCGGATCAGCCCCGACGCGTGTTCGAAGCCGAAGGCCTCCAGAAGCTGGTCGACTCGGTGCGCATCCACGGCGTGCTGCAGCCGGTCGTCGTGCGGCGAGCGGGCGATCGCTACGAGCTCGTCGTCGGTGAGCGTCGTTGGCGGGCTTCGAAGCAGGCGGGCCTCGAGAGCCTGCCGGCGGTGATCCTCGAGATCGACCCGCGCGATCGCCTGGAGGTGGCCCTGGTCGAGAACGTCCAGCGGCGCGACCTGAACCCGATCGAGTTGGCCGTCGCGTTCCGTGCCCTCTCCGATACTGGCGCGACCCAGGAAGAGATCGGCGAGCGGGTCGGCATGGACCGCTCGACCATCTCGAATCACCTGCGTCTCCTCGAACTGCCGAAGCCGATGCAGGGCGATGTCGAGTCGGGACGCCTCAGCCTGGGTCACGCGAAGGCCCTGCTCACGGTCCAGAGCCCGGAGCGCCGCCGCCAGCTGCGCGACCGGATCGTCGAGGACCAGCTGTCGGTGCGCGCGGCCGAGGAATGGGCGCGGCCGAAGCCGAAGCCCGAGGGCACGGCGGAAGCCCGCAACCGCCCGGATCCCCACCTTCAGAGCGTCTCCGACGCCCTGCGCCAGCGCCTCCAGACCCGGGTTCGCATCAAGGGCGACGGCGAGCGCGGCCGCATCGAGATCGAGTACTTCGGCGCCGAGGACTTCGACCGCCTGACCGAGGCCCTGCTTGGCTCCTGA
- a CDS encoding polymer-forming cytoskeletal protein, protein MAPEAPRDVALAEGAVFEGLVVLPRPARIDGEVRGQIVAEALVWVGPTGRVHTDVQAAEVVVEGSVEGDIAARGRLTLGPGAVVRGDVTASALEMAEGARVNGHCRCGPTA, encoded by the coding sequence TTGGCTCCTGAAGCACCCCGCGACGTGGCGCTGGCCGAGGGCGCCGTCTTCGAGGGGCTGGTGGTCCTTCCGCGGCCGGCCCGCATCGACGGCGAGGTCCGAGGTCAGATCGTGGCCGAGGCCCTGGTGTGGGTGGGACCCACCGGGCGGGTCCACACCGACGTTCAGGCCGCGGAGGTCGTGGTCGAGGGTTCGGTCGAGGGCGATATCGCGGCCCGCGGACGCCTGACCTTGGGGCCCGGAGCCGTCGTCCGAGGCGATGTCACCGCGAGTGCCCTGGAGATGGCGGAGGGCGCGCGGGTCAACGGCCACTGCCGCTGCGGCCCAACCGCCTGA
- a CDS encoding ATP synthase F0 subunit B encodes MNRSLLPRLFSPTALATGLVALGLCIAPEAHAASEGGLQLLPEMPVASWAEAMGAPYGFRLVGLLLLFVLLIFPVNAFVFQPLLRVLDEREERIAGTKTRAEQLEAQTREVLTRYERTIAETRETTEQKRRGALEEVRDEAQRETAAARSDAEQQIERARSEVASALEGARSGLRAQAEELARQAASQVLGRAL; translated from the coding sequence ATGAACCGATCCCTCCTCCCGCGGCTCTTCTCCCCGACTGCCCTGGCCACCGGCCTCGTGGCACTCGGGCTGTGCATCGCGCCCGAAGCGCACGCTGCCTCCGAGGGTGGCCTGCAGCTGCTTCCCGAAATGCCCGTCGCGTCCTGGGCAGAAGCCATGGGTGCGCCCTACGGGTTTCGACTCGTGGGTCTGCTCTTGTTGTTCGTGCTGCTGATCTTCCCGGTCAACGCCTTCGTGTTCCAGCCGCTGCTGCGCGTCCTCGACGAGCGCGAAGAGCGCATCGCCGGCACCAAGACGCGCGCCGAGCAGCTCGAAGCCCAGACGCGCGAGGTCCTCACCCGCTACGAGCGCACGATCGCCGAGACCCGAGAGACCACCGAACAGAAGCGTCGTGGCGCCCTCGAAGAGGTGCGCGACGAAGCCCAGCGCGAAACCGCCGCTGCCCGCTCGGACGCCGAGCAGCAGATCGAGCGTGCACGCAGCGAAGTGGCCAGTGCGCTCGAAGGCGCCCGCTCCGGTCTGCGCGCTCAAGCCGAAGAGCTGGCCCGCCAGGCCGCCTCGCAGGTGCTGGGGCGCGCACTATGA
- a CDS encoding ATP synthase F0 subunit B codes for MTRHLATLLAVLLAAAPAAAAEGAGLLWPTVNFLILFTVLFVLVRKPAVQFFTDRREDIRKQLEEAAALKKEAEERHAQWQRKLTELDQELASIRTTAEERVETERQHLLADAKAAAERIRKDAATAVDQELRRARGSLRQEASELAVQLASGMLRENVTGEDRDRLVDEFITRIERAPEASS; via the coding sequence ATGACGCGACATCTGGCGACGCTCCTGGCGGTGTTGCTCGCGGCGGCTCCCGCGGCGGCGGCCGAAGGCGCCGGCCTGCTCTGGCCGACCGTCAACTTCTTGATCCTGTTCACCGTGCTGTTCGTGCTCGTCCGCAAGCCGGCCGTCCAGTTCTTCACCGATCGCCGCGAAGACATCCGCAAGCAACTCGAGGAAGCGGCCGCCTTGAAGAAGGAAGCCGAAGAGCGGCATGCCCAGTGGCAGCGAAAGCTCACCGAGCTCGACCAGGAGCTCGCCTCGATTCGCACCACCGCCGAAGAGCGGGTGGAAACCGAGCGCCAGCACCTGCTCGCGGACGCCAAGGCAGCGGCCGAGCGGATCCGCAAGGACGCGGCGACTGCGGTCGACCAGGAGCTGCGCCGGGCGCGGGGCAGCCTGCGCCAAGAGGCCTCGGAGCTCGCCGTCCAGCTCGCCAGCGGCATGTTGCGCGAGAACGTGACCGGCGAAGACCGCGATCGACTCGTCGACGAATTCATCACCCGCATCGAGCGGGCGCCGGAGGCCAGCTCGTGA